From one Planococcus citri chromosome 3, ihPlaCitr1.1, whole genome shotgun sequence genomic stretch:
- the LOC135839686 gene encoding uncharacterized protein LOC135839686, translated as MFSICKGHRHLSKQLYYFHTGTTVEIFPNLRGRNYFSEKSYHVQETETTVLSSSQDHVEFPKVVRYARNSNLKQAFLSLSNNANFSKELRYMHTENNQQKIVCFKTHADFSKQLNSIIKNQNSTEEIGNLVEEWLICFDSLDGNQASTISGTFNSLLRCNIFGTKWNSKYRENFRTLIIKLTEKGDRLLDPNSRALSKFSSFQVANSLKALSKWDVLNSNVWGGCVQIRNRKIAKVDLFKSVISGLICRGTWILENETADQFDSQGISNCLIALSKWDINELEGSQKFVSRLVKQGIKVIDQFNPLTVSKCLSALSGWNIGDFEGAREFIVLLLKPGSSTDNRLSPLSIAKTLNTMSKWDFEEFQGAKEFITYLMKQGTSVAAEFNSMEIAHSLNALSKWNVDDMQEARGFIVSLIKYGDSIIDTFTCQDISNSLNAFCKWNIDELRGSKEFIVKLIKRGSSIVGGFDSQEIGNSLNALSKWNIDELDGSKQFIVQLVRCGILTADTFDSLNISSSLNALSKWDIDEFERTREFITRLIKRGHSVIDRFTSRRIANSLNALSKWDIEEFDGAKEFIVELLKRGNNSVGRFNAQDTANILNAMAKWEIDEFEGTREFIVRLIKGENSTITGFDSQSISNCLNALSKWNVDELEGAKKFIAELVKQGNPISDEFNSQEVVNSLNALSKWNIVGIQTARDFIVNLITRGSAIVDEFEPQHVSSGLNSVCKLNIFDGKKWNDDQLKNFKHFVIKLAEKGTEICDEFNSRNFAEIFDAFSRLKILSNEKWTPDEQNCLKNFLISLSSLDSSCKDYTLAEISKIYRVISDLNINDEFDSKQINQFKDLVNNLENRLLTLENKQDPEKPEVNIRFVVQIIENLPKLRSKNLILSENRLLVSLMCCLSSNVENCESSPLKNDLTRRSILFGLHDLLKITSELEDRQVLVGAFDESLSKIYNRIVEIDLNHVDEIEDLVYEFDKLQVIRDMQFLSR; from the coding sequence atgttttccatctgcAAAGGTCACAGACATCTGTCGAAGCAGTTATATTATTTCCACACTGGTACCACCGTAGAGATATTTCCCAATCTTCGAGGTCGTAATTACTTCTCAGAAAAATCGTATCACGTGCAAGAAACAGAAACAACTGTGCTTTCTAGCTCACAAGATCATGTTGAGTTTCCAAAGGTAGTTCGTTACGCTCGTAATTCTAATTTGAAACAGGCATTCCTTAGCTTGTCAAATAACGCTAATTTTTCCAAGGAATTACGTTACATGCACACGGAAAATAACCAACAGAAAATCGTCTGCTTCAAAACACACGCTGATTTCTCCAAGCAGTTGAATTCTataataaaaaaccaaaactcgacCGAGGAAATTGGTAATTTGGTGGAAGAATGGCTCATATGTTTCGATTCTTTGGACGGAAATCAAGCTAGTACAATTTCCGGCACTTTCAATAGTTTATTAAGGTGCAATATTTTCGGTACCAAATGGAACTCCAAATATCGAGAAAATTTCAGAACGTTAATCATTAAATTGACTGAGAAAGGAGACCGGTTATTAGATCCAAATAGTCGAGCTCTATCTAAATTTAGCTCTTTTCAGGTTGCTAATAGTTTGAAGGCGTTATCAAAATGGGATGTGTTGAATAGCAACGTATGGGGAGGTTGTGTTCAAATTCGTAACCGGAAAATTGCCAAGGTAGATTTATTCAAATCTGTGATTAGTGGTCTGATATGTCGAGGAACTTGGATACTGGAGAATGAAACAGCCGATCAATTTGATTCTCAAGGTATCAGTAATTGTCTAATTGCTCTATCTAAATGGGATATTAACGAGTTGGAAGGATCCCAGAAATTCGTCAGTCGTTTAGTAAAACAAGGCATCAAAGTTATCGATCAGTTCAATCCTTTAACTGTTTCAAAGTGCCTGAGTGCTTTGTCTGGGTGGAATATAGGCGACTTCGAAGGTGCCAGAGAATTCATCGTACTACTGCTTAAACCAGGAAGTTCAACCGATAATAGATTATCTCCTCTGAGTATCGCCAAAACGTTGAATACGATGTCTAAATGGGACTTCGAAGAATTCCAAGGAGCCAAGGAGTTTATAACTTACTTAATGAAACAAGGAACTTCGGTGGCTGCTGAATTCAATTCCATGGAGATCGCACACAGTTTGAATGCTTTGTCCAAGTGGAACGTTGACGATATGCAAGAAGCTAGAGGTTTTATCGTTTCGTTGATCAAATATGGAGACTCTATCATCGATACATTTACTTGCCAAGATATCAGTAACAGTTTGAATGCGTTTTGCAAATGGAATATCGATGAATTACGCGGTTCCAAAGAGTTCATCGTTAAGTTAATAAAACGAGGAAGCTCAATAGTTGGTGGTTTTGATTCTCAAGAGATCGGCAATAGTTTGAACGCATTGTCCAAATGGAATATCGATGAGTTAGACGGAAGTAAACAATTCATAGTACAATTGGTCAGATGTGGAATTCTAACAGCTGATACATTCGACTCGTTAAATATTTCTAGCTCCTTAAACGCCCTTTCGAAATGGGATATCGATGAATTCGAAAGAACCAGGGAATTTATTACCAGATTAATAAAACGCGGCCATTCGGTAATTGATAGATTCACTTCCCGGCGTATCGCCAACAGCTTGAATGCTCTCAGTAAATGGGATATCGAAGAATTTGACGGAGCCAAAGAGTTTATCGTAGAGCTACTGAAGCGAGGAAATAACTCAGTTGGCAGATTCAATGCTCAAGATACTGCAAATATCTTGAATGCTATGGCCAAGTGGGAAATTGACGAGTTCGAAGGAACTAGAGAATTCATCGTTCGTTTAATTAAAGGTGAGAATTCAACAATCACCGGATTCGATTCCCAGAGTATTAGTAATTGCTTAAATGCTCTTTCCAAGTGGAACGTCGATGAATTGGAAGGAGCTAAGAAATTTATTGCAGAACTGGTCAAACAAGGGAATccaatttctgatgaattcAATTCGCAAGAGGTCGTTAATAGCTTAAATGCGCTATCAAAGTGGAATATTGTTGGAATTCAAACAGCTAGAGATTTTATCGTCAATTTAATTACTCGTGGAAGTGCTATCGTTGACGAATTTGAACCTCAACATGTTTCCAGCGGTTTGAACTCTGTGTGtaaattgaacattttcgaTGGCAAGAAATGGAATGATGATCAGTTGAAAAACTTTAAACATTTCGTTATTAAACTTGCTGAAAAGGGGACTGAAATATGCGACGAGTTTAATTCCAGAAATTTCGCTGAAATATTCGATGCTTTTTCAAGACTGAAAATTCTAAGTAACGAAAAATGGACACCGGATGAACAGAACTGCTTGAAGAATTTCCTCATCAGTCTTTCCAGTCTAGATTCTTCGTGTAAAGATTACACTCTTGcggagatttcaaaaatatatagaGTGATATCTGATTTGAATATTAATGATGAATTCGACTCGAAACAGATTAATCAGTTCAAAGATCTCGTCAATAATCTGGAAAACCGACTTCTCACCCTTGAAAATAAACAGGATCCGGAGAAACCTGAAGTTAATATCAGATTTGTCGttcaaattatcgaaaatttacCTAAGTTGAGGTCTAAAAATCTTATTCTATCTGAAAATAGGTTACTGGTTTCGTTAATGTGTTGTTTAAGCAGTAATGTGGAGAATTGCGAATCTTCTCCTTTGAAGAACGATTTGACTCGAAGAagtattttgtttggattgcacgatcttttgaaaataaccAGCGAATTGGAAGATAGACAGGTTTTGGTAGGAGCATTTGATGAGAGTTTGTCTAAAATATACAATAGGATagttgaaattgatttgaatcaTGTTGACGAAATAGAAGACCTAGTTtatgaatttgataaattacaagtaattcgaGATATGCAGTTTTTGTCTAGGTAA